A genome region from Hevea brasiliensis isolate MT/VB/25A 57/8 chromosome 9, ASM3005281v1, whole genome shotgun sequence includes the following:
- the LOC131183090 gene encoding L-type lectin-domain containing receptor kinase SIT2-like, protein MFSMFNLQHILLYLSVCSVCLTFAQVENQFIYHGFSGANLYLSGASKVHPNGLLELTNISDHQIGRTFFPFPFKFNKSLSKNFQSLSFSTNFAFAIVPKLPALGGHGIAFTISSSVEFPGALATQYFGLFNSTSGNLSSNHVFAVELDTVKNIDVNDIDSNHVGIDVNGLISKESIPVAYYSDKERENKSLELISGNPMQMWIDYDEEDKLLNVTVAPITSLKPEKPLLSTTIDLTLVLLDSMYVGFSSSTGVTTSYHYILGWSFNKSGPAQSLDISKLPSLPPRRESSKRTDLRIIIPSITVSVVLIIISGIVYVLRRKKFEELREDWEQEYCPQRFSYRDLYTATKGFREKELLGFGGFGGVYRGILPSSNTEVAVKKVSHDSKQGMKEFVAEIVSMGRLRHRNLVQLLGYCRRKGELLLVYDYMPNGSLDKFLFRSDTPNLNWVQRYQILRGVASALLYLHEEWEQVVLHRDVKASNVLLDADLNGRLGDFGLARFYDHGSIPQTTSVAGTVGYLAPEVTRTGMTTTSSDVFAFGTLMLEMACGRKPIAPERPPEEMILVDWVLECWKRGVILETSDPRLEGKFEVEKMELVLKLGLLCAHPTPAARPTLRQVMQYLDRNATLPDIPLDGPGIGLVTVGQEVAGDCKLSFPTSNEYSGLSSTDSILSYGR, encoded by the coding sequence ATGTTTTCAATGTTTAACTTGCAGCATATTCTGCTCTATCTCTCTGTTTGCTCGGTATGCTTGACCTTTGCTCAAGTGGAAAACCAGTTCATCTACCATGGCTTCAGTGGAGCTAACCTGTATCTCAGTGGGGCTTCAAAAGTCCATCCCAATGGTCTGCTGGAGCTTACAAACATTTCAGACCACCAAATTGGCCGTACTTTCTTCCCATTCCCATTCAAATTCAATAAATCTTTGTCCAAAAATTTTCAGTCTCTCTCATTTTCTACCAACTTTGCGTTTGCCATTGTTCCTAAGTTGCCGGCTCTTGGTGGTCATGGCATTGCCTTCACTATCTCTTCATCTGTGGAGTTCCCAGGGGCATTGGCTACGCAATACTTTGGACTCTTCAATTCTACAAGCGGTAACTTGTCTTCAAACCATGTTTTTGCTGTTGAGCTTGATACtgtaaagaatattgatgttaaTGATATCGATAGCAACCATGTTGGAATTGATGTAAATGGTTTGATATCCAAAGAATCAATTCCAGTGGCCTACTATTCGGACAAGGAAAGGGAAAATAAGAGTTTAGAGCTCATAAGTGGAAATCCAATGCAGATGTGGATAGATTATGATGAAGAGGATAAGCTACTAAATGTAACAGTTGCTCCAATAACAAGCTTGAAACCAGAAAAGCCTCTATTGTCAACAACCATTGATCTTACTCTAGTACTCTTGGATTCTATGTATGTTGGGTTTTCTTCATCTACAGGAGTCACCACGAGCTACCATTACATTCTTGGGTGGAGCTTCAACAAAAGTGGTCCAGCTCAAAGTCTTGATATATCAAAGCTTCCTTCACTTCCACCTAGAAGAGAATCGAGTAAGAGAACAGATTTAAGAATTATCATCCCATCAATAACAGTAAGTGTTGTGCTGATAATAATATCTGGAATTGTTTATGTATTaaggaggaagaaatttgaagaactgCGTGAAGATTGGGAACAGGAATATTGTCCTCAAAGATTCTCTTACAGAGATCTCTATACAGCAACTAAAGGATTCAGGGAAAAAGAGCTGCTGGGGTTTGGAGGTTTTGGAGGGGTTTACAGAGGAATATTACCTTCTTCCAATACAGAAGTTGCAGTCAAGAAAGTCTCACATGATTCCAAGCAGGGCATGAAAGAATTTGTTGCTGAGATTGTTAGCATGGGGAGGCTAAGGCATAGGAACCTGGTACAGCTCCTAGGCTATTGCCGTCGGAAAGGAGAGCTGCTCTTGGTATATGATTATATGCCTAATGGAAGCCTTGACAAATTCCTATTTCGCAGTGACACACCAAACCTGAACTGGGTTCAGCGATATCAGATCCTGAGGGGAGTTGCATCGGCCCTTCTTTACCTCCATGAGGAGTGGGAGCAAGTGGTTTTGCACAGAGATGTGAAAGCTAGTAATGTTCTGTTAGATGCCGATCTCAACGGACGGTTAGGAGATTTTGGACTAGCCAGGTTTTATGATCATGGATCAATTCCTCAGACAACTTCTGTGGCTGGAACTGTGGGATACCTTGCACCAGAGGTTACAAGAACAGGAATGACCACAACTAGCAGTGATGTTTTTGCTTTTGGCACGCTTATGCTTGAAATGGCTTGTGGAAGGAAGCCTATAGCACCAGAAAGACCTCCTGAGGAGATGATTTTGGTAGACTGGGTTCTTGAATGCTGGAAAAGAGGGGTAATTCTTGAGACAAGTGATCCTAGACTGGAAGGTAAGTTTGAAGTAGAGAAAATGGAATTGGTTTTGAAGCTAGGCCTTCTTTGTGCTCACCCAACACCTGCAGCCAGGCCTACCTTGAGGCAAGTGATGCAGTATCTGGATAGAAATGCGACATTACCAGATATACCACTGGATGGTCCTGGTATTGGTCTGGTCACAGTTGGCCAGGAAGTAGCTGGAGACTGCAAACTGTCATTCCCTACATCTAATGAATATTCTGGTTTGTCTAGCACAGACTCAATCCTCAGCTACGGTCGTTGA